The Clostridium sporogenes region TAAAAGTATTCCAGCCAATAGCATACCTGGAATTACATATTTTGATACAGCTACAGCCACATCACTAAAAGACCACAGAATCCCCATTTTTATTTTTTCAAATATTGATGTTTGATCTTCTTCTAATTCTATTTCTTCCATTCTTTTTTGAATTTGTTCTTCTACTCCAGGGGCTTTAAGTTCAGGTCCCCCTAATTTATTCCCTATTACTCCAATTATTAATGGTACTGTAAAACCTACTGCTAAATATATAGTAGCTATTTTAGGTCCTAAAAGACCATAAGATAAAAAAATAGCAATAGGATTTATTATAGGTGTAGATGCTATAAATGCTAATGTAGGCCCTAAATAGGCACCAGAATAATAAAGACTTAATCCTAAAGGTATAACACCACAACTACATATAGGAAGTAACATTCCTGATAAAGTTGCTTTCATTAAAGATGAGATTTTTTTATTACCTAACATTTTTTGAAACTTATCTGGTGCTAAAATATTATGTAACAGTCCCGCTAGTATAAAACTAAATATAAGCCAAGTAGATGCACCATTTAATAAATTTATTGAAGTTAACAATATTTTTTTTATGTAATAGATAATCATTACTTATTATC contains the following coding sequences:
- the saoE gene encoding efflux transporter SaoE — its product is MIIYYIKKILLTSINLLNGASTWLIFSFILAGLLHNILAPDKFQKMLGNKKISSLMKATLSGMLLPICSCGVIPLGLSLYYSGAYLGPTLAFIASTPIINPIAIFLSYGLLGPKIATIYLAVGFTVPLIIGVIGNKLGGPELKAPGVEEQIQKRMEEIELEEDQTSIFEKIKMGILWSFSDVAVAVSKYVIPGMLLAGILLVLVPQEFIQQYLGSPNAVSILGIAVIGCIMYVCAVGHIPFIAALVASGAAPGVAITFLMAGTASNLPELISIGKLIGKRTVAIYTTTLIALSFIVGYFTNIILPNFKPVISFDRTQNTIKAANKFIFAAPEPMKYVCSLIMFVLFLKAMLPKVKKISKAISA